The following coding sequences lie in one Primulina huaijiensis isolate GDHJ02 chromosome 2, ASM1229523v2, whole genome shotgun sequence genomic window:
- the LOC140956470 gene encoding uncharacterized protein — translation MPPRRILRRTDEVRQEGTDEVRQEGNIPRPPPIQDASARVLAGMARFFEQHVGDGARVRPEAIYERFRRMHPDEFHGTIDPFVAEGWIRSLEVIFHYMDMADADRVRCTIYPLKGDASLWWEGAERGVNMATLTWEEFKRVFYDKYFTSDVRSRLKREFMSLRQGDWSVAEFVQKFDRGCHFVSLIANDAAEKLRHFLDGLRPTIRRDVMLGDPTDYTTAVSRAFRAEQSLKDIDWEIQRKRNRAQQANQSNKKPHTGPPKQPEPPKPQGQSPRGNVPKADDKPLCKECNRPHSGKCSWGTYKCFKCGDLGHKAKDCPTFKQPTTGRVYVMQAAEDETEPALH, via the coding sequence atgcctcctagaAGGATTTTGCGTAGGACTGATGAGGTTAGACAGGAGGGGACTGACGAGGTTAGACAGGAGGGGAATATTCCACGGCCTCCACCTATTCAGGATGCTAGTGCCCGTGTACTAGCCGGTATGGCCCGTTTCTTTGAACAACATGTAGGAGATGGAGCAAGGGTTAGACCAGAGGCAATTTATGAGAGATTTAGGAGGATGCACCCCGACGAGTTTCATGGCACTATTGATCCATTcgttgctgagggatggattcgatCTTTAGAGGTGATTTTTCACTACATGGACATGGCGGACGCTGACCGAGTTCGCTGTACCATTTATCCGTTGAAGGGCgacgcttccttatggtgggagggagcggagCGAGGAGTGAACATGGCGACTTTGACTTGGGAAGAGTTCAAGAGGgtattctatgacaagtacttcacaTCCGATGTTCGTTCTAGGCttaagagagagtttatgagtctccgtcagggagattGGTCGGTTGCCGAATTTGtacagaagtttgataggggatGTCACTTTGTGTCCTTAATTGCCAATGATGCGGCGGAGAAATTACGACACTTTCTAGATGGTTTGAGGCCGACTATTCGACGTGATGTGATGCTTGGCGATCCTACTGATTATACTACTGCCGTGTCCAGAGCCTTCAGAGCCGAGCAGTCACTTAAAGATATTGATTGGGAGATACAGCGAAAGAGGAATCGTGCTCAGCAAGCCAATCAGAGCAATAAGAAGCCTCACACGGGACCACCAAAGCAACCAGAACCACCAAAACCACAAGGGCAGTCACCAAGAGGAAATGTTCCAAAGGCTGATGACAAACCACTGTGCAAAGAGTGCAATCGCCCACATTCCGGTAAGTGCTCGTGGGGCACTTACAAGTGCTTCAAATGCGGAGATTTGGGACACAAGGCTAAGGATTGTCCAACGTTCAAGCAACCCACTACTGGAAGAGTCTATGTGATGCAAGCTGCAGAGGATGAGACAGAGCCGGCACTACACTAA